Proteins from one Arthrobacter sp. DNA4 genomic window:
- a CDS encoding MFS transporter gives MSSVISPSTAARTKTPNVGMAIFALAMGGVAIGVTEFTMMGLLKEVEQGLGISTPEAGHLISAYALGVVVGAPLFAAVGARLPRKKLALGLLLFFTVANLTSFMAPDYGSMLVSRFAAGLPHGAFFGVAAVIAASLVPPTRRGWAISMVMAGLSVSNVVGVPFATWLGQTFGWRLLFVLVGAIGLLALAMVWKFVPFQHAHPDASIRRELGALKRLQVWLALLVGIVGFGGFFATYTYIAHTMTAVAGIPSGLLPLVVALYGLGMVAGNIVGGRLADKSVMGTLYRVLPAIAVALVVYAVAAHWQWSAMVMVFVVGASGSMLIPALQTRLLDASPDAPSLASSLNHAALNVANALGAFLGGVVIALGWGFVAPALVGAVLAVLGFGVALLSGLLERKRPLAG, from the coding sequence ATGAGCAGCGTTATTTCCCCGTCCACGGCAGCCCGCACCAAGACCCCCAACGTCGGCATGGCCATCTTTGCCCTGGCCATGGGCGGGGTGGCCATCGGCGTCACCGAGTTCACCATGATGGGCCTGCTCAAGGAAGTGGAACAGGGCCTGGGGATCAGTACTCCAGAGGCCGGGCACCTGATCTCCGCCTACGCGCTGGGAGTAGTGGTAGGTGCTCCGCTCTTTGCCGCCGTTGGCGCCAGGCTGCCCCGCAAGAAACTGGCACTGGGCCTCCTGCTGTTCTTCACCGTGGCCAACCTGACCTCGTTCATGGCCCCTGACTACGGGTCGATGCTCGTTTCCCGCTTTGCCGCCGGGCTGCCCCACGGGGCGTTCTTCGGAGTTGCAGCCGTCATCGCTGCATCCCTGGTTCCCCCCACCCGGCGGGGCTGGGCCATCTCCATGGTCATGGCCGGGCTCAGTGTCTCCAACGTGGTGGGCGTCCCGTTCGCCACGTGGCTGGGCCAAACCTTCGGGTGGCGCCTGCTGTTTGTGCTGGTGGGCGCCATCGGCCTGCTGGCCCTGGCCATGGTGTGGAAATTCGTCCCGTTCCAGCACGCCCACCCCGATGCCAGCATCCGTCGCGAACTTGGCGCCCTCAAGCGGCTCCAGGTCTGGCTGGCCCTCCTGGTGGGCATCGTGGGCTTCGGCGGCTTCTTCGCCACCTACACCTACATCGCGCACACCATGACGGCTGTGGCCGGCATCCCGTCGGGGCTGCTCCCCCTGGTGGTGGCGCTCTACGGGCTGGGCATGGTGGCCGGAAACATTGTCGGGGGCAGGCTGGCCGATAAATCGGTGATGGGCACCCTCTACCGCGTCCTCCCGGCTATTGCCGTTGCCCTGGTGGTTTACGCGGTGGCAGCCCACTGGCAGTGGAGCGCCATGGTGATGGTGTTCGTGGTGGGAGCTTCCGGTTCCATGCTGATCCCCGCCCTGCAGACCCGCCTCCTCGACGCCTCGCCGGATGCACCGTCGCTGGCATCTTCCCTCAACCATGCCGCCCTCAACGTCGCCAACGCACTCGGCGCGTTCCTCGGTGGAGTGGTCATCGCCCTCGGCTGGGGCTTTGTTGCCCCGGCACTCGTCGGCGCCGTCCTGGCCGTCCTCGGTTTCGGCGTCGCCCTCCTCAGCGGCTTGCTGGAACGCAAGAGGCCGCTGGCGGGCTAG
- a CDS encoding (deoxy)nucleoside triphosphate pyrophosphohydrolase, with protein sequence MTGLIQVVGGAVVDSLANPTALLVARRSAPEHLAGLWEFPGGKVEHGEAAEAALVRELAEELGIGVRLGAELPAETPAVWPLNDRASMRVWFAEVTRGEPAPLEDHDELRWIRLQDSEAVLGLPWIPADYPIVRALLESVAALVPGSPAQG encoded by the coding sequence GTGACTGGACTGATTCAGGTAGTGGGCGGAGCCGTGGTGGACTCGCTGGCCAATCCAACGGCACTGCTGGTGGCGAGGCGGAGCGCTCCGGAGCACCTCGCCGGGCTGTGGGAGTTCCCCGGAGGCAAGGTGGAACACGGCGAGGCTGCCGAAGCGGCGCTGGTACGGGAGCTGGCCGAGGAGTTGGGAATCGGAGTGCGGTTGGGAGCAGAACTGCCGGCGGAAACACCGGCCGTCTGGCCCCTCAACGACCGGGCCAGCATGAGGGTGTGGTTCGCCGAAGTGACCCGTGGCGAACCTGCACCCCTGGAAGACCATGACGAACTGCGCTGGATCCGGCTGCAGGACAGCGAAGCAGTCCTTGGGCTGCCGTGGATTCCGGCCGATTACCCGATTGTCCGTGCCCTCCTGGAGTCAGTGGCGGCACTGGTGCCCGGGTCCCCGGCGCAGGGTTAG
- a CDS encoding Rv2578c family radical SAM protein: MRWEAQALVPTPDNAGGPGPALLPLAGLVRSVTTPEFAGITFHEVTAKSVLNRVPAGSKMPFEWTVNPYRGCSHACVYCFARKSHTYLDFDAGMDFDSQVVVKVNAAEVLRKELNKASWTRQQVALGTNTDPYQRAEGRYRLMPGIINALAESGTPLSILTKGTLLARDIPLLKSAAAQVPVGLGISLAMTDEALSEAIEPGTPGPRARLKLVSRLREAGLPCGVMAMPILPWLSDSDEALDALFGSLAAAGATGVSAGALYLKPGTREWFMKWIAANHPELAGRYRRLYGTGSYASKEYRTWLAGKVRYFKARHGFSHSSGFSHRDLNNRDLDNRDVDDPRAEEAEYPAGIIPTAVTGTSPADSPAASSSASRPAVQESLF; the protein is encoded by the coding sequence ATGAGATGGGAAGCGCAAGCACTGGTGCCCACGCCGGACAACGCAGGAGGACCCGGCCCCGCGCTGCTTCCGCTGGCCGGGCTGGTCCGCTCCGTCACCACCCCCGAGTTCGCCGGGATCACGTTTCACGAGGTCACCGCAAAATCGGTGCTCAACAGGGTCCCGGCGGGATCGAAGATGCCTTTCGAGTGGACAGTGAATCCCTACCGCGGCTGCAGCCACGCCTGCGTCTACTGCTTTGCCCGCAAGAGCCACACCTACCTGGACTTCGACGCCGGCATGGACTTCGACAGCCAGGTGGTGGTGAAGGTCAACGCCGCGGAAGTCCTCCGGAAGGAACTGAACAAGGCCTCATGGACGCGCCAGCAGGTGGCGCTGGGCACCAACACCGACCCCTACCAGCGGGCCGAGGGCAGGTACCGGCTCATGCCTGGCATCATCAATGCCCTGGCGGAGTCCGGCACTCCCCTGTCCATCCTCACCAAAGGGACCCTGCTGGCACGGGACATCCCGCTGCTCAAGAGTGCTGCCGCACAGGTGCCGGTAGGGCTTGGGATTTCCCTGGCCATGACCGACGAAGCCCTATCCGAGGCCATCGAGCCCGGCACCCCGGGTCCCAGGGCCCGGCTCAAACTGGTGTCCCGGCTGCGCGAGGCCGGGCTGCCCTGCGGCGTCATGGCGATGCCCATCCTGCCGTGGCTCTCCGACAGCGACGAAGCCCTGGATGCGCTGTTCGGTTCCCTGGCGGCTGCCGGCGCGACCGGAGTCAGTGCGGGCGCGCTGTACCTGAAGCCGGGCACCAGGGAATGGTTCATGAAGTGGATCGCCGCCAACCATCCCGAACTGGCCGGCCGCTACCGGCGGCTCTACGGGACCGGCTCCTACGCGTCCAAGGAATACCGGACGTGGCTTGCGGGCAAGGTCCGCTATTTCAAGGCACGCCACGGCTTTTCGCATTCCTCCGGTTTCAGCCACCGGGACCTCAACAACAGGGACCTCGACAACCGGGACGTGGATGATCCACGCGCCGAGGAAGCGGAGTACCCGGCGGGGATCATTCCCACCGCGGTTACCGGAACATCCCCAGCCGACTCCCCGGCAGCGTCCTCTTCGGCATCCCGCCCCGCGGTGCAGGAATCGCTCTTCTAA
- a CDS encoding SIMPL domain-containing protein: MTGQDQQGRRDPGTITATGTGWAEAAPDLMLVSIGVECRAESVGEAYAAAGKDLAAVGSVLRSRGVAPDDIRSAGLAVRADLAWRDGEGQRLVGYIASSSLAVRLRDLGSAAGTVSAAVHTDGDNVRLNSLQLVLSDDSVVRAQARDAAWQDALSSAAQYAALASAGLGSVLSVTDQRPAPGPVPLAGLQRASATEGPQVEPGLNRVEAAVTVTWELRP; the protein is encoded by the coding sequence GTGACGGGCCAGGACCAGCAGGGCCGCCGGGATCCTGGGACCATCACCGCCACGGGGACTGGATGGGCAGAAGCGGCGCCGGACCTGATGCTTGTCTCCATAGGCGTGGAGTGCCGCGCCGAATCGGTAGGGGAAGCCTACGCGGCCGCGGGCAAGGACCTGGCGGCAGTTGGCTCGGTCCTCCGCAGCCGGGGCGTTGCCCCGGACGATATCCGCTCGGCCGGGCTGGCCGTCCGCGCCGACCTCGCTTGGCGGGACGGTGAGGGCCAGCGGCTTGTGGGCTACATCGCCTCCAGCAGCCTCGCGGTCAGGCTGCGGGACCTCGGCAGCGCGGCCGGCACCGTTTCCGCAGCCGTCCACACTGACGGGGACAATGTCCGCCTCAACAGCCTGCAGCTGGTCCTTTCGGACGACTCAGTGGTCCGGGCACAGGCCCGTGACGCGGCATGGCAGGACGCGCTCAGTTCCGCTGCGCAGTATGCGGCATTGGCCTCGGCCGGCCTGGGAAGTGTCCTGTCCGTCACCGACCAGCGCCCGGCGCCGGGACCGGTGCCGCTTGCCGGGCTGCAGCGTGCATCCGCCACGGAAGGTCCACAAGTTGAACCGGGCCTGAACCGGGTGGAGGCAGCGGTCACCGTCACATGGGAACTGCGGCCCTAG
- the pheS gene encoding phenylalanine--tRNA ligase subunit alpha, with the protein MTETLPGAAIPNPTDEAAINAAVDQAITAIAGAATLDELKAVRLAHSGEKSPLSLANREIGRLPKDQKALAGKLMGASRGRVNKALAERTAVLEAENDARILVEETVDVTAAPRRRRAGARHPLSTLQDRVADIFVGMGWEIAEGPEVESEWFNFDALNFKPDHPAREMQDTFFVEPPEAHLLMRTHTSPVQVRSMLEREVPIYVLCPGKVFRTDELDATHTPVFHQFEGLAIDKGLSMADLRGTLEHFARQMFGDEAQIRLRPNYFPFTEPSAELDIFHPGAKGGPAWIEWGGCGMVNPNVLRAAGIDPDVYSGFAFGMGIERTLMFRNEVADMRDMIEGDVRFSEHFGMEI; encoded by the coding sequence ATGACTGAAACTTTGCCGGGCGCCGCCATCCCGAACCCCACGGATGAGGCCGCCATCAACGCCGCTGTAGACCAGGCCATCACCGCCATCGCCGGTGCGGCCACCCTTGACGAGCTGAAGGCGGTGCGGCTCGCCCACAGCGGCGAGAAATCCCCGCTCAGCTTGGCCAACCGGGAAATCGGCCGCCTGCCCAAGGACCAGAAGGCGCTCGCCGGAAAGCTGATGGGTGCTTCCCGCGGCCGGGTCAACAAGGCGCTCGCCGAGCGGACCGCGGTGCTCGAAGCCGAGAATGACGCCCGGATCCTGGTGGAGGAGACCGTGGACGTCACCGCTGCCCCCCGCCGCCGCCGCGCCGGTGCGCGCCACCCGCTGTCCACCCTGCAGGACCGCGTGGCGGACATCTTCGTGGGAATGGGCTGGGAGATCGCGGAGGGCCCCGAGGTGGAATCCGAGTGGTTCAACTTCGATGCCCTGAACTTCAAGCCGGACCACCCTGCCCGCGAAATGCAGGACACGTTCTTCGTGGAGCCGCCCGAAGCGCATCTGCTGATGCGCACCCACACTTCCCCGGTGCAGGTCCGTTCCATGCTGGAGCGCGAGGTGCCCATTTACGTGCTGTGCCCCGGCAAGGTGTTCCGCACTGATGAGCTGGACGCCACCCACACCCCGGTGTTCCACCAGTTCGAAGGCCTGGCCATCGACAAGGGTCTGTCCATGGCGGACTTGCGCGGCACCCTGGAGCACTTCGCCCGGCAGATGTTCGGCGACGAAGCCCAGATCCGGCTGCGCCCCAACTACTTCCCGTTCACCGAGCCCTCCGCCGAGCTGGACATCTTCCACCCCGGCGCCAAGGGCGGCCCGGCCTGGATCGAGTGGGGCGGCTGCGGCATGGTCAACCCCAATGTCCTGCGCGCTGCGGGCATCGACCCGGACGTCTATTCAGGTTTTGCCTTCGGCATGGGCATCGAGCGCACCCTCATGTTCCGCAACGAGGTTGCCGACATGCGCGACATGATCGAAGGCGATGTACGGTTCAGCGAGCACTTCGGGATGGAGATCTAA